The following are encoded together in the Zygosaccharomyces rouxii strain CBS732 chromosome C complete sequence genome:
- the APN2 gene encoding DNA-(apurinic or apyrimidinic site) lyase APN2 (similar to uniprot|P38207 Saccharomyces cerevisiae YBL019W APN2 Class II abasic (AP) endonuclease involved in repair of DNA damage homolog of human HAP1 and E. coli exoIII) produces MACNTPIENDKAADACRFLTFNVNGLRTLFHYQPFSNMNQSIENVFDYFNADIITFQELKVERSALTKWGKLDNFYSFISIPQARKGYSGVGCWIRILPKDHPLHNSLKVIKAEEGITGRLGVKIGKDLVTYSSDSSIGIGGYESLPYNDEQEALKIDSEGRSVMVELASNTVVICVYCPANSTLSEEGELFRVKFLKILFKRIRNLDAMGKKVVLMGDLNVCRDLIDHAESLERASMPITDNMGGLEIEEKFQNSCRDFIINPDVPHRRLFNQMLSDSMFSEMALEGVLIDTTRLKQSRKRLKMYTVWNTFKNSRPANYGSRIDFVLTSTRMGVQVQSANILPQVMGSDHCPVYADIIYDPSDVGEKDFDVKTPKFEARYKYDLMHGNILDMFGKVKSQSVLGKVVKKPVSHSPKPVDKLIERNEARNLTITKPSNGEKEKISQLKNFFGEPPLCKHGKETILRTSKTLTNPGKRFWICKYPKGSFGDKLSSCGFFQWV; encoded by the coding sequence ATGGCTTGTAACACACCAATCGAAAATGATAAAGCTGCTGATGCCTGTAGGTTTCTGACTTTCAATGTAAATGGGCTACGTACGCTTTTCCACTATCAACCTTTTTCCAATATGAATCAATCCATTGAGAACGTCTTTGACTATTTCAATGCCGATATTATAAcatttcaagaattgaaagtgGAAAGATCAGCACTCACTAAATGGGGtaaattggataatttttATTCCTTTATATCGATACCGCAGGCCAGGAAAGGTTATTCTGGAGTTGGCTGTTGGATCAGAATACTGCCAAAAGATCATCCACTACACAATAGTCTAAAAGTTATAAAAGCTGAGGAGGGAATTACCGGAAGATTAGGGGtaaaaattggtaaagaTTTAGTAACGTATTCAAGTGATTCCagtattggaattggagGTTACGAATCACTACCGTATAATGACGAACAAGAAGCTTTAAAGATAGATTCAGAGGGTCGTTCCGTTATGGTAGAGTTGGCATCCAATACCGTTGTAATTTGTGTCTACTGTCCTGCTAACTCTACACtttctgaagaaggtgaGTTGTTTAGGGTCAAATTTCTTAAAATATTATTTAAGAGAATACGAAATCTTGATGCTATGGGGAAAAAAGTGGTTCTTATGGGTGATCTGAACGTTTGTAGAGATTTGATTGACCATGCAGAATCATTAGAAAGAGCTTCTATGCCAATTACAGATAATATGGGCGGTTTAGAAATCGAagagaaatttcaaaattcttgtagagattttatcattaatcCAGATGTTCCTCATCGAAGGCTGTTCAACCAAATGCTAAGTGACTCAATGTTCTCTGAAATGGCACTAGAAGGAGTTTTGATAGATACTACTAGGTTGAAGCAGTCTAGGAAAAGACTTAAGATGTACACAGTTTGGAATACATTCAAAAACTCTCGACCTGCAAATTACGGTTCAAGGATCGACTTTGTTCTAACTAGTACTCGCATGGGGGTTCAAGTACAATCAGCAAATATTTTACCGCAAGTGATGGGATCAGATCACTGTCCTGTCTATGCTGATATAATTTACGATCCATCTGATGTGGGAGAAAAGGATTTTGACGTAAAGACACCAAAGTTTGAAGCTCGCTACAAATACGATCTAATGCATGGAAATATTTTAGATATGTTTGGTAAGGTAAAGAGTCAATCTGTTTTAGGGAAAGTGGTTAAAAAACCTGTTTCTCACTCGCCAAAACCAGTTGATAAATTAATAGAGAGGAATGAAGCTAGGAACCTTACGATAACAAAACCAAGTAACGgtgagaaagaaaagatctcGCAATTAAAAAACTTTTTTGGTGAACCACCGTTGTGCAAACATGGTAAAGAGACAATTTTGAGAACTTCGAAAACGCTTACAAATCCCGGTAAAAGATTCTGGATATGCAAATACCCAAAGGGAAGCTTCGGAGACAAATTGTCATCttgtggatttttccaatggGTATAA